One region of Flavobacterium pisciphilum genomic DNA includes:
- a CDS encoding MBL fold metallo-hydrolase, protein METQAQSFKTIETKDLKLQVFNASENSFGVASVIVSGKTDAILIDTQFTLAEAEKVAQEIKASGKKLTTIFISHGDPDFYFGLEVFKKYFPEVTAYASPATVEHIKATAKKKLEIWGEKLGKNITSNFILPQVLEGNSIELEGHKLEIIGLDEFPSKTFIWIPSIKTVVGGINVFGTTFNLWMADAQTPEARKSWISVLDKIAALKPEIVIPAHANSNSSFDITAVTHTKNYIQFYEEALKTNKNSESLIKAIKTKYPTLTFETALMIGAKVNTGEMKW, encoded by the coding sequence ATGGAAACACAAGCACAAAGTTTCAAAACAATCGAAACTAAAGATTTAAAACTTCAAGTATTCAACGCATCAGAAAATAGTTTTGGTGTAGCATCAGTAATCGTTTCAGGAAAAACAGATGCCATTTTAATTGACACACAATTTACTTTGGCTGAGGCCGAAAAGGTAGCTCAAGAAATAAAAGCAAGCGGTAAAAAACTAACTACTATTTTTATTTCTCACGGTGATCCTGATTTTTACTTTGGACTAGAAGTTTTTAAAAAATATTTCCCTGAAGTTACAGCTTATGCCTCTCCTGCAACTGTAGAACATATTAAGGCTACAGCTAAAAAGAAACTAGAAATCTGGGGAGAAAAATTAGGTAAAAACATTACATCAAATTTTATATTACCACAAGTTTTAGAAGGAAATAGCATTGAATTAGAAGGTCATAAATTAGAGATAATTGGCTTGGACGAATTCCCAAGTAAAACTTTTATTTGGATACCTTCTATCAAAACAGTTGTTGGCGGAATCAATGTTTTTGGAACTACTTTTAATTTATGGATGGCAGATGCACAAACGCCAGAAGCACGCAAAAGCTGGATATCAGTTTTAGATAAAATTGCAGCTTTAAAACCTGAAATTGTTATTCCAGCTCACGCCAACAGTAATAGCTCATTTGATATTACTGCTGTAACCCACACTAAAAATTATATTCAGTTTTACGAAGAAGCTTTGAAAACCAACAAAAATTCTGAATCTTTAATTAAAGCTATAAAAACAAAATACCCAACACTTACTTTTGAAACTGCCTTGATGATAGGGGCAAAAGTAAATACAGGGGAAATGAAATGGTAA
- a CDS encoding RHS repeat domain-containing protein: MLQYFPTTEGYVNNTFTNGGNSYNYVFNYTDHLGIIRVSYKKNSQNVLEILEENNYYPFGLKHERYNTDNKQPNYKYRYNGKELQDELGLNFYDYGARNYDPAIGRWMNIDPLTEKMRRHSPYNYAFNNPIYFIDPDGMAPTDVIFLIRNKDGSTKEQLQYRNGNFYHNGGKGARYNPGKESNPTLYKVLSAFRTIEKSNDNEMKQKLSTLENSKQTHYIQEGTPGKDVNNVSVKFHGENSMQNYTASEDVKNGKGVDTMTTFNFSEESKKDFKSQEGVANSDFTTIAHEMSHQYDFDQGKNADSVGKTNEKSPTEKRAVDFENRARALMNLPKRTTYGGLPFNLN, from the coding sequence GTGTTGCAATATTTCCCAACAACAGAAGGTTATGTAAATAATACATTCACAAATGGCGGCAATAGCTATAATTATGTATTTAATTATACCGACCACTTAGGAATTATTCGCGTTAGCTACAAGAAAAATAGCCAAAACGTTCTTGAAATTCTTGAAGAGAATAATTATTACCCTTTCGGATTAAAACACGAGAGGTATAATACCGATAATAAACAACCAAATTATAAGTATAGATACAACGGAAAGGAGTTGCAGGACGAGCTGGGGCTTAACTTTTATGATTATGGAGCGCGTAATTATGACCCTGCAATTGGTAGATGGATGAATATTGATCCGCTTACTGAGAAAATGAGAAGGCATTCTCCTTATAACTATGCTTTTAACAATCCAATTTACTTTATTGACCCTGATGGGATGGCACCTACTGATGTAATCTTTTTAATACGAAATAAGGATGGTTCTACAAAAGAGCAACTACAATACAGAAATGGAAATTTTTATCATAATGGTGGAAAAGGTGCTAGATATAATCCCGGAAAAGAAAGTAATCCAACTCTTTATAAAGTTTTATCAGCTTTCAGGACAATAGAAAAATCAAATGATAATGAAATGAAGCAAAAACTTTCTACATTAGAAAATTCTAAACAGACACATTATATACAAGAAGGCACACCAGGAAAGGATGTAAATAATGTTTCTGTGAAATTCCATGGTGAAAACAGTATGCAAAATTATACCGCAAGTGAAGACGTAAAGAATGGTAAAGGTGTAGATACTATGACTACTTTTAATTTCTCAGAAGAATCAAAGAAAGACTTTAAAAGTCAAGAAGGAGTCGCTAATTCAGATTTTACTACTATTGCTCATGAAATGAGTCATCAATATGATTTCGATCAAGGAAAAAATGCAGATTCGGTAGGGAAAACAAATGAAAAATCACCAACTGAAAAACGAGCTGTTGATTTTGAAAATAGAGCTAGAGCATTAATGAATTTACCAAAAAGAACAACATATGGAGGCTTACCGTTTAATCTTAATTAG
- a CDS encoding Crp/Fnr family transcriptional regulator — MKELLKKNIAAHISLSENEIEDFCNLFKQKSIPKKSFLLREGEVCKFEGFVVKGLFRIYHIDQDGFEQILYFAIENWWITDIDSFTNETPSQLFIEALEDSEVLIISKKEKEFAYTNLPKIEKLFRVMTQKTHVALQRRMIDNLSKTAESRYIEFTEKHPNLIQRLSNIQIAAYLGITNVFLSNIRKKISLRK; from the coding sequence ATGAAAGAACTTCTTAAAAAAAATATTGCAGCACACATTTCTCTTTCGGAAAATGAAATAGAAGACTTTTGCAATCTATTTAAACAAAAGTCAATCCCAAAAAAAAGCTTTCTACTTAGAGAAGGCGAAGTTTGTAAGTTTGAAGGTTTTGTTGTCAAAGGTCTTTTCCGAATCTACCATATTGACCAGGATGGTTTTGAACAAATACTTTATTTTGCTATTGAAAATTGGTGGATTACTGATATCGATAGTTTCACCAACGAAACACCATCACAACTTTTTATAGAAGCTCTGGAAGATAGTGAAGTACTAATAATTTCTAAAAAAGAAAAAGAATTTGCTTATACAAATTTACCTAAAATAGAAAAATTATTTAGGGTAATGACTCAGAAAACCCACGTTGCTCTTCAACGAAGAATGATAGACAACTTAAGCAAAACAGCAGAATCTCGTTATATCGAGTTTACAGAAAAACATCCAAATCTAATACAGCGTCTTTCTAATATTCAAATAGCTGCTTATTTAGGGATAACGAATGTATTTTTAAGTAATATCCGAAAGAAAATATCTTTAAGAAAATAA
- a CDS encoding META domain-containing protein, with amino-acid sequence MKNLKCMFVFMMMTVVSSLSYGQETLKMFVKENKVPCQGVGPMECLEVKSDNKNDWELFYDHIEGFNFEKGNRYEILVIRTKRQGIIPADASSYEYKLKSIVSKIPVTKAKGIYDTKMILTRLNGKAISTGNVYLTINEDTGMISGKSGCNNFGAKFTKLSSKNQIKIGSPYGTLMACNEESMKLEQDFTNAIKDKKFKIVKKNNKVQFKNSKNKVVMEFSIPTQNDVWSFIGKNNWKLIMLENVGQDYGRASIKFDPTEKKVSGNTGCNNFFGTYTLKGNDHISFSGLGSTRMACLDENVAKTEQKMLSLLSDKELRFDVAEQTLNFYLGDKLIMMFGVVK; translated from the coding sequence ATGAAAAATTTAAAATGCATGTTTGTTTTTATGATGATGACTGTAGTGTCATCATTAAGCTATGGACAAGAAACTTTGAAAATGTTTGTGAAAGAAAATAAAGTGCCTTGCCAAGGTGTTGGACCTATGGAATGCTTAGAGGTAAAGTCTGACAATAAGAATGACTGGGAGCTTTTTTACGATCATATTGAAGGTTTTAATTTTGAAAAAGGAAACAGATACGAGATTTTAGTAATCAGAACTAAAAGACAAGGTATTATTCCTGCAGATGCATCTTCATACGAGTATAAATTGAAAAGCATTGTTTCAAAAATACCTGTAACTAAAGCAAAAGGTATTTATGATACAAAAATGATATTAACTCGTTTAAATGGTAAAGCGATAAGTACAGGAAATGTGTATTTGACAATCAATGAAGATACGGGAATGATTAGTGGGAAAAGTGGATGTAATAACTTTGGTGCAAAATTCACTAAGCTTTCTTCAAAAAATCAAATTAAAATCGGTTCTCCTTATGGAACTTTAATGGCTTGTAATGAAGAAAGCATGAAATTAGAACAAGATTTCACTAATGCAATAAAAGATAAGAAATTTAAAATTGTAAAGAAAAACAATAAAGTACAGTTTAAAAATTCAAAAAATAAAGTTGTTATGGAATTTAGCATACCTACACAGAATGATGTTTGGAGCTTTATTGGTAAAAACAATTGGAAGCTAATTATGTTAGAAAACGTAGGACAGGATTATGGAAGAGCTTCTATTAAATTTGATCCAACTGAAAAGAAAGTGAGTGGTAATACAGGATGTAATAACTTTTTTGGAACATACACGCTTAAGGGGAATGATCATATTTCTTTTAGTGGTTTAGGTTCAACTAGAATGGCATGTCTTGATGAAAACGTTGCCAAAACAGAACAGAAAATGCTATCTCTTTTAAGTGATAAGGAGTTACGTTTTGATGTAGCTGAACAAACTTTGAATTTTTATCTTGGTGATAAATTGATAATGATGTTTGGAGTAGTAAAATAA